One window from the genome of Lentibacillus daqui encodes:
- the spoVAD gene encoding stage V sporulation protein AD, protein MLTGHRTWIFENKPVILSTGTVGGPFEAKGKIPKDFDLLHEDTWLKQKSFELAQQKMLEEACQFAIENSPIQKEQVDFFVSGDLINQITPTSFAAKTLGSAYFGLFNACATSMESLALSAFLINGHGANYIMSGTASHNSATERQFRYPTEYGGQKPPTAQWTVTGAGVALVAKSGDGPKVTTATIGKVVDMGMTDPFNMGGAMAPAAVDTIITHLKERDVDPSYYDLIITGDLGYVGRKASLDLFKKSGIHLDEKKYVDCGLTIYREDQPVQSGGSGAACSSVGTYGHFMNRMRRGEIQRMLVVATGALHSPVSVQQKKSIPCIAHAVSIETGGDES, encoded by the coding sequence ATGCTTACTGGTCACAGAACCTGGATATTTGAAAATAAACCGGTCATTCTGTCTACTGGAACGGTCGGTGGTCCCTTTGAAGCGAAGGGAAAAATTCCAAAAGACTTTGATTTGCTCCATGAAGACACATGGTTAAAACAAAAGTCCTTTGAACTTGCACAGCAGAAAATGCTTGAGGAAGCATGCCAGTTTGCCATTGAAAATAGTCCTATCCAAAAAGAACAAGTTGATTTTTTTGTGAGTGGTGATTTAATCAACCAAATTACCCCAACCAGTTTTGCTGCCAAAACCCTGGGCAGTGCTTACTTCGGTTTATTTAATGCTTGTGCTACATCAATGGAAAGTCTGGCCTTATCGGCATTCCTTATTAATGGTCATGGAGCAAACTACATTATGAGCGGAACTGCTAGTCACAATTCAGCAACCGAAAGACAGTTCCGTTACCCGACTGAATACGGAGGGCAAAAACCGCCAACAGCACAATGGACGGTTACCGGTGCCGGTGTTGCACTGGTTGCAAAAAGTGGCGATGGTCCAAAAGTTACCACAGCAACCATTGGCAAAGTCGTTGATATGGGAATGACCGATCCATTCAATATGGGTGGTGCCATGGCTCCCGCTGCGGTCGATACAATTATCACACATTTAAAAGAACGAGATGTTGATCCTTCTTATTACGATTTGATTATAACCGGAGATTTAGGGTATGTTGGCAGGAAGGCATCATTGGATTTATTCAAGAAGTCCGGGATTCATTTGGATGAAAAAAAATACGTCGATTGCGGATTAACCATTTATCGGGAGGATCAGCCGGTACAATCCGGTGGTAGTGGTGCAGCCTGTTCATCGGTTGGTACATACGGGCATTTTATGAACCGTATGCGCCGTGGCGAAATTCAACGCATGCTGGTCGTGGCTACAGGTGCCTTGCATTCTCCAGTAAGTGTACAGCAAAAAAAGTCAATCCCTTGTATCGCCCATGCAGTATCCATTGAAACCGGGGGTGATGAATCATGA
- a CDS encoding NADP-dependent oxidoreductase, which translates to MMKQQQLILRERPNGLPNDDTFQFKEIDVPTPGDKEVLLKTLYVSVDPYMRGRMSDAPSYAKPFDVGAPLKGAIVAQVVETNDNQFEPGDIVTGTLDFQEYNVANADSVRKVELNGLEPSNALSVLGMPALTAYFGMMHIGEPKQGETVVVSGAAGAVGQVAGQLAKSAGARVVGIVGSPEKAEYITGTLGYDAAVEYKKGDVYKQLKAACPNGIDVYYENVGGEISDAVWPQLNTFARIPVCGSISSYNLKKGEKDMGLRVQQYLIKSRAKMQGLLVGDFSEHYSEAYQVLSEAVSKGDLKFKETIHEGFRSIPDAFLGLFSGENIGKQLVKVADND; encoded by the coding sequence ATGATGAAACAACAACAACTAATTCTTCGCGAACGACCAAATGGATTACCAAATGATGATACTTTTCAATTTAAGGAAATAGATGTTCCAACACCGGGGGACAAGGAGGTTTTATTAAAAACGTTGTATGTATCGGTTGATCCATATATGCGGGGAAGAATGTCGGATGCACCTTCCTATGCCAAACCATTTGACGTTGGCGCACCGTTAAAGGGGGCAATTGTAGCACAAGTAGTTGAAACAAACGATAATCAGTTTGAGCCGGGAGATATTGTAACAGGCACACTTGATTTTCAGGAATACAATGTTGCAAATGCTGATAGTGTTCGAAAGGTCGAATTAAATGGGCTGGAACCAAGTAATGCACTAAGCGTATTAGGTATGCCCGCTTTGACTGCTTATTTCGGTATGATGCACATTGGTGAGCCGAAGCAGGGTGAAACAGTTGTTGTCTCTGGAGCAGCTGGAGCAGTTGGTCAAGTTGCCGGTCAATTGGCGAAAAGCGCTGGCGCACGAGTGGTTGGAATTGTCGGTTCCCCTGAAAAAGCAGAATATATCACCGGAACACTTGGCTATGATGCAGCGGTGGAATACAAGAAGGGAGACGTCTACAAACAATTAAAGGCTGCCTGTCCAAACGGGATTGATGTTTATTATGAAAATGTTGGTGGCGAAATATCCGACGCCGTTTGGCCACAATTAAATACGTTCGCCCGCATACCAGTATGTGGTTCCATTTCTTCTTATAATTTGAAAAAAGGGGAAAAAGATATGGGACTGCGGGTGCAGCAATATTTAATTAAATCCCGGGCGAAAATGCAAGGACTCCTTGTTGGTGATTTTTCGGAGCATTATAGTGAAGCATATCAAGTGCTTAGTGAAGCCGTTAGCAAAGGGGATTTAAAGTTTAAAGAAACGATTCACGAAGGATTTCGTTCGATTCCAGATGCTTTTCTTGGACTGTTTTCCGGGGAGAATATTGGTAAGCAGTTAGTGAAAGTGGCGGATAATGATTAA
- a CDS encoding DUF6884 domain-containing protein codes for MKQLSIIPCGIKKVWDKHPELGAVTAKEAYVGTFHTLCRRYAEIFTNDWVVLSAKHGFLFPDDIVDGPYDVTFNQKSDEIISTQRLQAQVKMKKLDQYDELIVLTGKKYKKVIEASFGASFPATFPLLQYKGIGYMQQGLKRAIQEGIPIH; via the coding sequence ATGAAACAATTAAGTATTATTCCGTGTGGGATCAAGAAAGTTTGGGATAAACATCCGGAACTTGGTGCGGTTACAGCGAAAGAAGCATACGTGGGGACATTTCACACATTGTGTCGCCGGTATGCCGAAATTTTTACCAATGATTGGGTCGTTTTATCGGCTAAGCACGGATTTTTATTCCCGGATGACATCGTCGACGGCCCTTATGATGTAACGTTTAATCAAAAGAGTGACGAAATCATCTCCACCCAACGTTTACAAGCACAGGTGAAAATGAAAAAGCTGGATCAATATGATGAATTAATTGTTTTAACAGGGAAAAAATACAAAAAAGTGATTGAGGCAAGTTTTGGTGCCTCGTTTCCCGCAACGTTTCCACTATTACAATATAAAGGGATCGGGTACATGCAGCAAGGTTTAAAGCGAGCCATTCAAGAGGGGATACCCATTCACTAG
- a CDS encoding zinc-binding dehydrogenase: protein MKAFVHQHGDLAVRDITEPQAGAGEVIVRLKVAGLNHRDLFIPTRRGQETDALVLGSDGAGTIESVGTGVTQFAQGDEVIINPSLRWNENSVAPPASFDILGMPDNGTFAEKIVLSADQVEKMPQHLTWEEAGVLALSALTGYRAMFTKGELKAGQTVFIPGAGSGVATYLISFAKALGARVIVTSRSEEKREAAKKLGADIALDTASDWAKELKNETIDLVIDSVGAATFNRSLEILKKGGRIVVFGSSTEDTVNLNLRDFFYGQYQFIGSTMGSREELRDMLAFIEKHQIHPVVDRTFALDDAKEAMNYLEQGRQFGKVAVRIKE, encoded by the coding sequence ATGAAGGCTTTTGTTCATCAACATGGAGATTTGGCAGTTAGAGATATTACTGAACCACAGGCGGGTGCCGGGGAGGTAATCGTACGGCTTAAGGTTGCCGGATTAAACCACCGCGATTTATTTATTCCAACACGCCGGGGGCAGGAAACGGATGCCTTGGTACTTGGTTCCGATGGTGCAGGTACCATTGAATCAGTCGGCACTGGTGTAACGCAATTTGCTCAGGGTGATGAAGTAATTATTAATCCGTCGCTACGATGGAACGAAAATAGTGTTGCCCCACCAGCATCATTTGATATTTTGGGCATGCCTGACAATGGGACGTTTGCGGAGAAGATTGTTCTTTCAGCAGATCAAGTGGAAAAAATGCCACAGCACCTGACGTGGGAAGAAGCGGGTGTTTTAGCGCTGTCAGCTTTAACTGGATACCGGGCGATGTTTACCAAAGGAGAATTAAAAGCGGGACAGACGGTGTTTATTCCTGGAGCCGGAAGCGGTGTTGCGACATATCTGATTTCTTTTGCCAAGGCACTGGGAGCACGTGTGATTGTTACCTCCCGCAGTGAAGAAAAACGGGAGGCTGCGAAAAAGCTGGGTGCAGATATTGCCCTTGATACTGCCAGCGACTGGGCGAAAGAATTGAAAAATGAAACCATCGATCTGGTCATCGACAGTGTTGGTGCAGCAACCTTTAACCGATCACTGGAAATCTTGAAAAAGGGTGGCCGCATCGTTGTCTTTGGCTCTTCAACAGAGGATACGGTCAACTTGAATTTACGTGACTTTTTCTACGGTCAATATCAATTCATTGGTTCCACCATGGGGAGCAGGGAAGAACTTCGGGATATGCTTGCGTTTATAGAAAAACATCAAATTCATCCCGTGGTAGACCGGACCTTTGCCTTGGATGACGCCAAGGAAGCAATGAATTACCTCGAGCAGGGCAGGCAATTTGGTAAAGTAGCCGTACGAATAAAGGAATAA
- a CDS encoding DUF421 domain-containing protein, which yields MPLPDPLEVIVRTLITIVALFLITKGLGKKQLAEMNVFEYITGIVIGDIIAVHATELDSSLIYGGISALLWFIIPWSIEYFSMKSKKLRNIVQGKSTVLIQDGKIMEDNLKKERFTIDDLQESLRDKNVFRAADVEFAVLEPSGTLSVLPKKENRPLTAKYLGLKVPPDKQPETVIMDGKVLHEPLANLSLNVNWLETELDKLNVSIENVFLGEVDSDGQLTVDLYDDKIAVPSPSEKPLLLATLKKCQADLELFALGTENKEAKQLYQKNSKKLTKAITDITPYLN from the coding sequence ATGCCTTTACCAGACCCACTAGAGGTTATTGTCAGGACATTAATCACGATTGTTGCTCTTTTTCTCATCACAAAGGGCCTAGGGAAAAAACAACTGGCAGAGATGAACGTATTTGAATATATCACCGGTATCGTTATCGGGGACATTATTGCCGTCCATGCCACGGAACTAGATTCCAGTCTTATTTATGGCGGGATCTCTGCTTTATTATGGTTTATTATTCCTTGGAGTATTGAATACTTTTCCATGAAAAGCAAGAAATTACGCAACATTGTTCAAGGTAAAAGTACTGTTCTCATTCAAGATGGTAAAATAATGGAAGATAATTTGAAGAAAGAACGGTTTACCATTGATGATCTGCAAGAAAGCCTGCGCGATAAAAATGTTTTTCGCGCTGCAGATGTTGAATTTGCCGTACTTGAACCATCCGGAACGTTAAGTGTTTTGCCTAAAAAAGAAAACCGGCCGTTAACAGCAAAATATCTCGGATTAAAGGTTCCACCAGATAAACAACCGGAAACCGTCATTATGGATGGCAAGGTTCTACATGAGCCATTGGCAAACCTTTCGTTAAATGTAAACTGGCTGGAAACAGAACTGGATAAGCTAAATGTCAGTATTGAAAATGTTTTTCTCGGTGAGGTGGATAGTGATGGCCAACTGACGGTTGATTTATATGATGACAAAATTGCTGTCCCTAGCCCAAGTGAGAAGCCATTACTGCTGGCAACGCTAAAAAAATGTCAGGCCGATTTGGAACTCTTTGCTTTGGGAACGGAGAATAAAGAAGCAAAACAATTGTACCAAAAAAACAGCAAAAAACTCACAAAAGCAATTACCGATATTACACCTTACCTGAATTAG
- the spoVAE gene encoding stage V sporulation protein AE — MIFLWAFIIGGAFCVIGQIMMDVFKLSPGHTLSIMVVIGALLDGFGLYEPLINFAGAGATVPITSFGNSLVHGAMAEGEAHGIVGVLTGMFEVTSSGISAAIVFGVLGAIIFKPKG; from the coding sequence ATGATCTTTCTTTGGGCATTCATAATCGGTGGTGCGTTTTGTGTTATCGGGCAAATTATGATGGATGTTTTCAAACTATCACCTGGCCATACATTAAGTATTATGGTCGTGATCGGCGCCCTGCTGGATGGGTTTGGTTTATATGAGCCGTTAATCAATTTTGCTGGAGCCGGGGCTACTGTACCAATTACCAGCTTTGGTAACTCCCTTGTTCATGGCGCGATGGCTGAAGGAGAAGCTCATGGCATCGTTGGTGTACTGACCGGAATGTTTGAGGTAACCAGTTCCGGTATTTCCGCCGCCATCGTTTTCGGAGTACTCGGCGCGATTATCTTTAAGCCAAAAGGGTAA
- a CDS encoding sporulation histidine kinase inhibitor Sda, with protein sequence MSNFKNMSDDLLIETFEKAMELNLDEDFCNLIEKEMDDRGLVIQYNTEKQKQNN encoded by the coding sequence GTGAGTAATTTTAAAAATATGTCGGACGATTTGTTGATAGAGACTTTTGAAAAAGCGATGGAATTAAATTTGGACGAGGATTTTTGCAATTTAATCGAAAAAGAAATGGATGACCGTGGATTAGTGATTCAGTATAACACAGAAAAGCAAAAACAAAACAACTAA
- a CDS encoding YwpF family protein — translation MMKTFKLRKLETLETVEEDIILHEIPLIDGLIINKEDDYDHWVIEAYLDRSYQAFFEDLANRGDEVMLQVKITKESNAPATFITSIVGINEIGSNTNVLFLGTIIDQQKSKVNALLRKLVEEGYQGESLINKFKEMI, via the coding sequence ATGATGAAAACATTCAAATTGAGGAAATTGGAGACTCTTGAAACTGTTGAAGAAGATATCATCTTGCATGAAATCCCTTTAATAGATGGATTAATTATCAATAAGGAAGATGACTATGACCACTGGGTGATTGAGGCCTATTTGGACCGTTCCTATCAAGCCTTTTTTGAGGATTTGGCAAATAGGGGAGATGAGGTTATGTTGCAGGTAAAAATCACCAAGGAGAGTAATGCACCAGCGACCTTTATTACATCGATTGTAGGCATCAATGAGATTGGTTCCAATACCAATGTGTTATTTCTTGGCACTATTATTGACCAGCAGAAGAGTAAAGTTAATGCACTGTTACGCAAGCTGGTTGAGGAAGGATATCAGGGGGAATCGTTGATTAATAAATTTAAGGAAATGATATAG
- a CDS encoding DUF1657 domain-containing protein, which yields MTIGSQVKSCFSSIKSAEATLDLLANKTMDQEAKEVFENTRKIVDEVKVDLQQQVIRLAKEEPQYKS from the coding sequence ATGACGATTGGTTCACAGGTGAAAAGCTGTTTTTCATCCATAAAAAGCGCAGAAGCTACCTTGGATTTGTTAGCCAACAAAACAATGGATCAGGAAGCAAAAGAAGTATTTGAAAACACCAGGAAAATAGTTGATGAAGTAAAAGTTGACCTACAGCAACAAGTAATTCGATTAGCAAAGGAAGAACCACAGTATAAATCCTGA
- the moaA gene encoding GTP 3',8-cyclase MoaA, which produces MVKEVTPITDIFGRSLRDLRISVIDKCNFRCTYCMPKEIFGDDYPFLPESELLSFEEIIRVAKTFAKLGVEKIRITGGEPLLRKNLDQLIAKLTEIPGIDDIALTTNAVLLPKRATKLKEAGLKRVNISLDAIEDDVFTKINGRGVPIRPVLRGIEAAKQAGLKVKVNMVVKKGMNESQILPMARYFKGKDIILRYIEFMDVGNHNGWDMNHVISKKQIIDRIHEEMPIEAAEENYYGEVASRFRYQDGEGEIGVISSVTDSFCGTCTRIRLSADGKLYTCLFASSGYDLRGRLRDGITDEELQTNLTGLWKRRTDRYSDERAERKHENRKKIEMSYIGG; this is translated from the coding sequence ATGGTGAAAGAGGTTACACCAATCACCGACATATTTGGAAGGTCGCTTAGAGATTTGCGCATTTCCGTTATTGATAAATGCAATTTTCGCTGTACGTATTGCATGCCCAAGGAGATTTTTGGTGATGATTATCCGTTTCTGCCTGAGAGCGAGCTGTTAAGTTTTGAAGAAATTATCCGGGTGGCTAAAACATTTGCAAAGTTGGGGGTTGAGAAAATCCGGATAACAGGGGGCGAACCATTACTACGCAAAAATCTGGATCAACTCATCGCCAAATTAACGGAAATTCCCGGTATTGACGACATTGCACTTACCACAAATGCCGTTCTGTTGCCAAAACGTGCGACAAAATTGAAGGAAGCGGGATTAAAGCGGGTCAATATCAGTTTGGATGCGATTGAGGATGATGTATTTACAAAAATTAATGGCCGGGGTGTTCCGATTCGCCCCGTTTTGCGTGGAATTGAAGCAGCAAAACAGGCGGGACTAAAAGTGAAAGTGAATATGGTCGTGAAAAAAGGAATGAATGAAAGCCAGATTTTGCCTATGGCACGTTATTTTAAAGGAAAGGACATTATTTTACGCTATATCGAATTTATGGATGTAGGAAACCACAATGGCTGGGATATGAATCATGTTATTTCCAAAAAGCAGATTATTGACCGGATTCACGAGGAAATGCCAATTGAAGCGGCGGAGGAAAATTATTATGGTGAGGTAGCTTCCCGGTTTCGTTATCAAGATGGGGAAGGTGAGATTGGTGTGATATCATCGGTAACGGATTCTTTTTGTGGCACGTGCACACGCATTCGTTTGTCTGCGGATGGGAAATTATATACCTGTCTCTTTGCCTCATCCGGCTATGATTTGCGGGGACGGTTGCGTGATGGTATAACAGATGAAGAACTTCAGACGAATTTAACCGGTTTATGGAAACGCAGAACGGATCGTTATTCGGATGAACGAGCTGAACGGAAACATGAAAACCGCAAGAAAATCGAAATGTCATATATTGGCGGTTAG
- the spoVAC gene encoding stage V sporulation protein AC, translating to MADNKKKNLPPEAQRYQAMQKKQETKRPVFKNCIKAFLIGGLICLIGQFISMFYIYYFDFTEQTAGNPTTATLIFITMLLTGFGIYDRIGQFAGAGAAVPVTGFGNSVISAAIEHRPEGFVLGVGGNMFKLAGSVIAIGVFSAFIIALIKTILIQWGWL from the coding sequence ATGGCTGATAATAAAAAGAAAAATTTGCCTCCGGAAGCACAAAGATACCAAGCTATGCAAAAAAAACAGGAAACAAAACGACCAGTCTTTAAGAATTGTATCAAGGCCTTTCTCATTGGTGGCCTCATTTGTTTGATTGGACAATTTATTTCCATGTTTTATATTTATTATTTTGATTTCACGGAGCAAACAGCTGGCAATCCAACAACTGCTACCTTAATATTCATTACCATGTTATTAACTGGATTTGGTATTTATGATCGGATTGGCCAATTTGCTGGCGCAGGTGCTGCCGTTCCGGTTACTGGATTCGGAAATTCGGTTATTTCTGCGGCTATTGAGCATCGTCCGGAAGGGTTTGTGCTTGGCGTTGGCGGCAACATGTTTAAACTGGCTGGTTCAGTCATTGCGATCGGGGTATTTTCTGCATTTATCATCGCATTAATTAAAACGATTCTTATACAATGGGGTTGGTTATAA
- a CDS encoding DUF1657 domain-containing protein, with the protein MTVATQVKQTLAGLKSAQASFEQFALQTENKQAKQLYQNAAQQTETLLQTIEPRMQQIEQEEPQYKQ; encoded by the coding sequence GTGACTGTTGCAACTCAAGTTAAACAAACATTAGCCGGATTAAAAAGTGCTCAAGCCAGCTTTGAGCAATTTGCCTTGCAAACCGAAAATAAACAAGCAAAACAATTGTATCAAAATGCTGCACAACAAACAGAAACCCTTTTACAAACAATTGAACCAAGAATGCAACAAATTGAGCAGGAAGAACCACAATATAAACAATAA
- a CDS encoding DUF2628 domain-containing protein, with amino-acid sequence MYCTNCGTELDRDANFCANCGQKKQDSLAATVTPADAAQDSTENNDSQLWKVDVQNFVGSNYPFYSGKWKQMQDKGNSFSRNFAAFFLSIFWLGYRKMYREIFVIALIFLAIDFILYLAGYEYTTETTGLFYDPVDYKINLAVMVILGLYGNHLYRKHTMKQISIIRDKEQPSEIKQAALKQKGGTSFLGVLLAIMIMILVYGVPTSFIPQQVDIVSSIQHGTFDELPDKTVDELFADLFEHGSWEEVADDSDTAVVRYNGEKQMDNERHEIQIDFAAEKDDKAFRIERVIVDNEELSLLETNDFLDYILRNGLNGEYVPEQDEPGYVL; translated from the coding sequence GTGTATTGTACGAATTGTGGCACGGAGCTGGATCGAGATGCAAATTTTTGTGCGAATTGCGGCCAAAAAAAACAGGATTCGCTTGCGGCGACAGTTACACCTGCAGATGCAGCACAAGATAGCACGGAAAATAATGATTCGCAGTTATGGAAAGTGGACGTTCAAAATTTTGTAGGAAGTAATTATCCCTTTTATTCAGGTAAATGGAAGCAAATGCAAGACAAAGGTAATTCTTTCTCCCGGAATTTTGCGGCTTTTTTCTTAAGCATTTTCTGGCTGGGCTACCGAAAAATGTACCGTGAAATATTTGTGATTGCGCTTATTTTCTTAGCAATTGATTTTATTCTGTATCTAGCAGGTTATGAGTATACCACGGAAACTACGGGATTATTTTACGATCCAGTTGATTATAAGATTAACCTTGCCGTGATGGTGATTCTGGGTCTTTATGGAAACCACCTTTATCGGAAACATACAATGAAACAGATTTCCATAATTCGGGATAAAGAGCAGCCATCAGAAATAAAGCAGGCAGCGTTGAAGCAAAAAGGTGGAACCAGCTTCTTAGGTGTTTTATTGGCGATTATGATAATGATACTTGTCTATGGCGTCCCGACATCCTTTATTCCTCAGCAGGTTGATATAGTTAGCAGTATTCAACATGGTACCTTTGACGAATTACCGGATAAAACGGTTGATGAATTATTTGCTGATCTATTTGAGCATGGTTCATGGGAAGAAGTGGCAGATGATTCCGATACTGCCGTTGTGAGGTACAATGGGGAAAAACAAATGGATAATGAGCGACATGAGATTCAAATTGACTTTGCTGCTGAAAAAGATGACAAAGCATTTCGTATTGAGCGCGTTATAGTAGATAATGAGGAACTGTCTTTGTTGGAAACGAACGATTTTTTGGACTATATCCTCCGTAATGGTTTGAATGGGGAATATGTACCCGAACAGGATGAACCAGGATATGTGTTGTAA
- a CDS encoding YceI family protein, whose translation MAKTKWTVDLAHSSLEFVVKHMMISKAKGAFNEFEANIVADPEDLTDAEIEFTIDVNSIDTRQPDRDDHLRSADFFDVENHPKMTFKATDITKKSENEYDVTGDFTIRGTTKPVTFSVEYEGQHKDPMSGDTVAGFSGTTKISRKDFGLTWNVALETGGVLVGDEVKINIEIEAHQAE comes from the coding sequence ATGGCAAAAACAAAATGGACAGTTGATCTAGCGCATAGTTCGTTGGAGTTTGTTGTCAAACACATGATGATTTCGAAAGCAAAAGGGGCATTCAACGAGTTCGAAGCAAACATAGTAGCAGATCCGGAAGATTTGACCGATGCAGAAATCGAATTTACCATTGATGTCAACAGCATTGATACGCGCCAACCCGACCGCGATGATCATTTGCGATCAGCCGATTTCTTTGATGTGGAAAATCACCCTAAAATGACATTCAAAGCTACCGACATCACTAAAAAGTCGGAAAATGAATATGACGTCACAGGTGATTTTACAATTCGTGGCACAACCAAACCAGTAACATTTTCCGTCGAATATGAAGGTCAGCACAAAGATCCGATGAGTGGTGATACAGTTGCCGGTTTTAGTGGAACAACTAAAATAAGCCGAAAAGATTTTGGTTTAACCTGGAACGTCGCCCTGGAAACCGGCGGAGTTCTCGTTGGTGACGAGGTAAAAATCAACATAGAAATCGAAGCACATCAAGCAGAATAA
- a CDS encoding molybdopterin molybdotransferase MoeA has translation MVERRKPIPVADAVAKVMQYKKQGEAETVSIENCDGRRLAEPIVAKHPVPPFDKSPYDGFALRSADTNDASRDHQVEFAVVEHIGAGQVPTKTLEKQQATRIMTGAKIPDGADCVAMFEVCQEYERDGKNLMAMKRKLEAGTNIIPEGSEVSKEDVLVEAGAIINPGMKAVLATFGYSEVQVAKKPVVGVIATGTELLDVDEELQPGKIRNSNAYMIMSQIKRAGATGHYFGKLADEFDSSYETIRKALDQVDILITTGGVSVGDFDLMPAIYEKLGAEVLFNKIAMRPGSVTTVAVKGDQLLFGLSGNPSACYVGFELYTRPIIQHYLFNKQPFLKRVKATLQDDFPKPNPFTRFVRSYITYDNGHIGIKPAGIDKSNVVTSLAYTNALMVLPGGSRGFTAGSTVDALLLDNEDGQQNFKGVL, from the coding sequence ATGGTGGAGAGAAGAAAACCTATTCCAGTGGCAGATGCAGTGGCGAAGGTTATGCAATACAAAAAACAAGGGGAAGCAGAAACAGTTTCCATTGAAAATTGTGATGGGAGAAGATTGGCGGAACCGATCGTGGCGAAACATCCGGTTCCACCATTTGATAAATCACCATACGATGGATTTGCACTGCGCTCAGCAGATACAAATGATGCGTCAAGGGATCATCAGGTGGAATTTGCAGTAGTAGAACATATTGGTGCTGGCCAAGTGCCAACGAAAACATTGGAAAAACAGCAGGCAACTCGCATCATGACCGGGGCAAAAATACCTGATGGTGCTGATTGTGTGGCCATGTTTGAAGTTTGCCAGGAGTATGAACGGGACGGGAAAAACTTAATGGCGATGAAACGTAAATTGGAGGCGGGAACAAATATCATTCCAGAAGGCTCGGAGGTTTCCAAAGAAGATGTGCTAGTTGAGGCTGGCGCAATCATTAACCCGGGAATGAAAGCGGTGCTTGCAACATTTGGTTATAGTGAGGTTCAAGTTGCGAAAAAGCCTGTTGTCGGCGTAATAGCTACAGGAACAGAACTGTTGGACGTTGATGAGGAATTACAACCGGGAAAGATTCGTAACTCCAATGCATATATGATCATGTCACAAATTAAACGGGCAGGTGCCACAGGCCATTATTTTGGCAAACTTGCTGATGAATTTGATTCCAGTTATGAAACCATTCGAAAGGCATTGGATCAAGTCGATATTCTGATTACAACAGGTGGTGTTTCCGTTGGCGATTTCGATTTAATGCCGGCAATTTACGAGAAGTTGGGTGCTGAAGTGCTGTTTAATAAAATTGCCATGCGGCCGGGAAGTGTGACAACGGTTGCGGTAAAAGGAGACCAGTTATTATTTGGGTTATCAGGGAATCCATCTGCTTGCTATGTTGGCTTTGAATTATACACAAGACCGATTATTCAGCATTATTTATTTAACAAGCAACCATTCTTAAAACGGGTAAAAGCAACATTACAAGATGATTTTCCAAAACCGAACCCGTTTACCCGATTTGTTCGCAGTTACATCACGTATGATAATGGACATATCGGCATAAAACCAGCCGGAATCGATAAATCCAACGTTGTGACCTCACTGGCTTACACCAATGCTTTAATGGTTTTGCCTGGGGGATCAAGGGGGTTCACCGCGGGATCCACTGTCGATGCGTTACTGTTGGATAATGAAGATGGGCAGCAGAATTTTAAAGGAGTGTTATAA